One window of the Nicotiana tabacum cultivar K326 chromosome 4, ASM71507v2, whole genome shotgun sequence genome contains the following:
- the LOC107786688 gene encoding protein ASPARTIC PROTEASE IN GUARD CELL 1-like, with translation MAQFCFFFPLLVSVIFVPCALSRSLSSSNPMSQIFDVAESIKKTVQVLSPASQAFQQEAIRSTPSSSSSISVSIYPRSALVKTRHKDYASLTLSRLERDSARVSSLTMKLTLSLSNFTHSDLKPVQTMLQPEDLQTPITSGASQGSGEYFTRLGLGQPAKEFYMVLDTGSDITWLQCEPCSDCYQQSDPIFNPSGSSTYSRVSCDDAHCSALEVSACGPNACLYQVSYGDGSFTVGEFATETVSFGNSGSFSKVAIGCGHDNEGLFVGAAGLIALGGGTLSLPSQIKASSFSYCFVDRDSASSSTLDFNSARPGDSVIAPLLRNSRRSTFFYVGLTGISVGGQMLSIPTSVFQVDGSGNGGIIVDSGTAVTRLQTTAYNALRDSFVKLTQNLPTAGRFSLFDTCYDLSSMKRVSVPTVAFHFSDDKTLSLHPKNYLIPVDSSGKFCLAFAPTEGSLSIIGNIQQQGTRVSYDLANNLVGFSPDKC, from the coding sequence ATGGCCCAATTTTGCTTCTTTTTCCCACTTCTTGTCTCTGTTATTTTCGTCCCTTGTGCTCTCTCTCGCTCCTTATCATCTTCAAATCCAATGTCCCAAATCTTTGACGTAGCAGAATCCATTAAGAAAACTGTTCAAGTTCTCTCTCCTGCTTCCCAAGCTTTTCAACAAGAAGCTATTAGAAGTACCCCTTCTAGTTCTTCTTCaatctctgtttcaatttatcCTCGTTCAGCTCTAGTTAAGACACGTCATAAGGACTATGCATCCCTCACTCTCTCTCGACTCGAACGTGACTCGGCCCGAGTTTCCTCACTGACCATGAAACTCACCCTCTCACTCTCCAACTTTACTCATTCGGATCTCAAGCCGGTTCAAACCATGTTGCAACCCGAAGACCTTCAAACTCCTATTACTTCAGGAGCAAGTCAGGGGAGTGGCGAGTATTTCACTAGGCTCGGGTTGGGCCAGCCGGCTAAGGAATTCTATATGGTTTTAGACACTGGCAGTGACATCACGTGGCTTCAATGTGAGCCGTGTTCCGATTGTTATCAGCAATCGGATCCAATTTTCAACCCGTCGGGTTCTTCCACTTACAGTCGGGTCTCTTGCGATGATGCTCACTGCTCTGCTCTTGAGGTCTCCGCTTGTGGTCCTAACGCGTGTCTGTACCAGGTCTCGTACGGGGATGGCTCGTTCACTGTAGGAGAGTTTGCTACTGAGACGGTGTCGTTTGGGAACTCTGGTTCGTTCTCTAAAGTTGCTATAGGCTGTGGCCATGATAATGAAGGACTCTTCGTCGGCGCCGCTGGTTTGATTGCTCTAGGCGGCGGCACTTTATCTCTACCATCTCAAATCAAAGCGTCGTCGTTTTCGTACTGCTTCGTGGACCGTGACTCTGCTTCGTCGTCCACGCTGGATTTTAACTCGGCACGGCCCGGCGACTCCGTTATTGCTCCGTTACTCCGTAACTCGAGAAGGAGCACTTTCTTCTACGTCGGACTCACCGGAATCAGCGTCGGTGGCCAGATGCTGTCGATTCCGACGTCGGTGTTCCAGGTTGACGGAAGTGGAAACGGCGGGATTATCGTAGACTCCGGTACGGCGGTGACTCGGTTACAGACCACCGCTTACAATGCTTTGCGTGATTCCTTCGTGAAATTAACTCAGAATTTGCCTACCGCCGGGCGGTTCTCACTGTTCGACACTTGCTACGACCTGTCTTCAATGAAGAGAGTGAGTGTTCCGACGGTGGCGTTTCATTTCTCCGACGATAAAACGCTGTCGTTGCACCCGAAGAATTACCTGATACCGGTGGACTCGTCGGGGAAATTCTGCTTGGCTTTTGCTCCGACGGAAGGGTCGCTATCTATTATTGGAAACATACAGCAGCAAGGGACACGTGTCAGTTATGACCTGGCTAACAACCTCGTTGGATTCAGTCCCGACAAATGTTAG